TAGATAATGGACGAGTTTCCATGATTCGAACTACGTCACCCATCTTAGCAGTGTTGTTCTCGTCATGCGCTTTTAACTTCTTAGAGTATTTAACGCGTTTTCCGTACAATTGGTCATTCTTATAAGTTTCAACTAGTACTGTGATCGTCTTATCCATTTTGTCGGATACTACACGACCTACATATACTTTACGTTGGTTGCGTTCGCTCATTTTTTAAGTCCTCCCTTCAATTTAGGCGTTCGTAATTCCTAGCTCACGTTCGCGCAAAACAGTCTTTGCACGTGCAATGGCTTTACGGACTTCACGAATGCGGGCTGGATTTTCTAATTGGCCAGTTGCTAATTGAAAGCGAAGGTTGAATAGCTCTTCTTTAAGAGTTTTCACGTTCTGTTCGATTTCTGCAGTGGTTAAGTTACGGAAATCATTAGCTTTCATTTGTGTCACCACCCACTTCTTCGCGTTTTACAAATTTCGTTTTGATTGGAAGCTTGTGAGATGCAAGACGAAGTGCTTCACGAGCTACTTCCTCTGATACTCCAGCTATCTCAAACATAATCTTCCCAGGCTTAACAACTGCAACCCATCCTTCAGGAGCACCTTTACCAGAACCCATTCGGACTTCTAGAGGCTTAGCTGTATAAGGCTTAGAAGGGAAAATTTTAATCCATACTTTACCGCCACGCTTCATGTAACGCGTCATCGCGATACGAGCTGCTTCAATCTGGCGGTTTGTGATCCATGACGCTTCTACTGCTTGTAGACCGTATTCACCGAATGCGATTTCTTGGCCGCCTTTTGCACGTCCACGCATTTTACCACGGTGTTCTCTACGATATTTAACACGTTTTGGCATCAACATATTATTTTCCTCCTTCCTCTTGTTTCGTTCCTTTCGTTGGAAGGACTTCACCACGATAAATCCAGACTTTAATACCTAACTTACCGTAAGTTGTGTCTGCTTCGGCAGTACCATAGTCGATGTCTGCACGAAGTGTGTGAAGCGGAACAGTTCCCTCACTGTAGGATTCAGAACGAGCGA
This window of the Pseudalkalibacillus berkeleyi genome carries:
- the rpmC gene encoding 50S ribosomal protein L29 produces the protein MKANDFRNLTTAEIEQNVKTLKEELFNLRFQLATGQLENPARIREVRKAIARAKTVLRERELGITNA
- the rplP gene encoding 50S ribosomal protein L16: MLMPKRVKYRREHRGKMRGRAKGGQEIAFGEYGLQAVEASWITNRQIEAARIAMTRYMKRGGKVWIKIFPSKPYTAKPLEVRMGSGKGAPEGWVAVVKPGKIMFEIAGVSEEVAREALRLASHKLPIKTKFVKREEVGGDTNES
- the rpsQ gene encoding 30S ribosomal protein S17; amino-acid sequence: MSERNQRKVYVGRVVSDKMDKTITVLVETYKNDQLYGKRVKYSKKLKAHDENNTAKMGDVVRIMETRPLSKDKRFRLVEVVEESIII